A section of the Phaseolus vulgaris cultivar G19833 chromosome 8, P. vulgaris v2.0, whole genome shotgun sequence genome encodes:
- the LOC137827189 gene encoding uncharacterized protein isoform X2, translated as MYSFNYYATPHVNSHPIENNNKKPPPPHAPHRLISITKNNSAPEFQFDNTDESVHESTSEPTPRLQSDEEREENVGIEMQTEQSKHVSRKRSWLVDVIDSEGKKVRKQLTANDVWFLSVGERILVNWNNENQPVDDSGALLNRFLGHVARNVNAFPISYQSWRKIPKDYKEDILKKTIQAKFEVESDAHVRYIFKSLNTKWTEYRQQLWQQRNDGTHNRDEIIAMCPKVMNKDHWASFVDYRLNSRTKEIAKKNKDNRKKQTVPHTGGSKSIARKKDEMEKELGRKVSRGEVWVATHKHANGEFVNDGAREIGEKIQAYESNTSSLSHDISIDDSLAHAFGSEEHCGRVRGMGLGPCPSHVFGYTRNSRTGISSTTYRELENQVSDQGSVPKN; from the exons atgtattcatttaattattatgCAACACCTCATGTGAATTCTCATCCTATAgagaataataataagaagCCTCCTCCCCCACATGCACCTCATAGGTTGATTTCTATTACTAAGAACAATTCTGCACCTGAATTTCAATTTGATAATACAGATGAATCTGTCCATGAATCTACATCTGAACCTACACCAAGGTTACAATCTGATGAAGAAAGGGAAGAAAATGTGGGTATTGAGATGCAAACTGAACAATCAAAGCATGTATCACGTAAAAGATCATGGCTTGTTGATGTCATTG ATAGTGAAGGCAAAAAGGTTAGGAAACAATTAACAGCAAATGATGTTTGGTTTTTATCTGTTGGTGAGAGGATTCTTGTTAACTGGAATAACGAGAACCAACCAGTTGATGACAGTGGAGCATTGTTGAATAGGTTTTTAGGTCATGTTGCAAGAAATGTTAATGCATTTCCTATTAGCTATCAAAGTTGGAGGAAGATTCCCAAAGATTACAAAGAAGATATACTTAAGAAAACCATTCAA GCTAAGTTTGAAGTTGAATCTGATGCTCATGTAAGATATATCTTCAAATCACTTAACACAAAGTGGACTGAGTATAGGCAACAACTATGGCAACAAAGAAATGATGGAACACACAATAGAGATGAAATTATTGCAATGTGTCCAAAAGTAATGAATAAAGACCATTGGGCTTCTTTTGTTGACTACCGTTTAAATTCAAGGACAAAg GAAATTGCCAAAAAGAACAAGGATAATAGAAAGAAGCAAACAGTTCCTCATACTGGTGGATCCAAGAGCATTGCACGGAAGAAAGATGAGATG GAGAAAGAGCTTGGTCGCAAAGTTAGTAGGGGAGAAGTATGGGTAGCAACACATAAACATGCTAACGGAGAATTTGTGAATGATGGGGCAAGAGAGATTGGG GAAAAGATTCAAGCATATGAGTCAAATACATCTTCCCTCTCACATGATATATCAATTGATGATTCACTAGCTCATGCCTTTGGAAGTGAAGAACATTGTGGTCGTGTTCGAGGGATGGGATTGGGACCTTGCCCTTCTCATGTGTTTGGATATACTAGAAATTCTCGCACTGGGATATCTTCAACTACTTATAGAGAATTGGAGAATCAG GTGTCTGATCAAGGAAGTGTGCCAAAAAATTAG
- the LOC137827189 gene encoding uncharacterized protein isoform X1, with the protein MYSFNYYATPHVNSHPIENNNKKPPPPHAPHRLISITKNNSAPEFQFDNTDESVHESTSEPTPRLQSDEEREENVGIEMQTEQSKHVSRKRSWLVDVIDSEGKKVRKQLTANDVWFLSVGERILVNWNNENQPVDDSGALLNRFLGHVARNVNAFPISYQSWRKIPKDYKEDILKKTIQAKFEVESDAHVRYIFKSLNTKWTEYRQQLWQQRNDGTHNRDEIIAMCPKVMNKDHWASFVDYRLNSRTKEIAKKNKDNRKKQTVPHTGGSKSIARKKDEMEKELGRKVSRGEVWVATHKHANGEFVNDGAREIGEKIQAYESNTSSLSHDISIDDSLAHAFGSEEHCGRVRGMGLGPCPSHVFGYTRNSRTGISSTTYRELENQVIALKSQLDEQNKIYEEREKRYEEHEKRFEIMMNFFFQSYQGQLPPELTMFNRSSVSDQGSVPKN; encoded by the exons atgtattcatttaattattatgCAACACCTCATGTGAATTCTCATCCTATAgagaataataataagaagCCTCCTCCCCCACATGCACCTCATAGGTTGATTTCTATTACTAAGAACAATTCTGCACCTGAATTTCAATTTGATAATACAGATGAATCTGTCCATGAATCTACATCTGAACCTACACCAAGGTTACAATCTGATGAAGAAAGGGAAGAAAATGTGGGTATTGAGATGCAAACTGAACAATCAAAGCATGTATCACGTAAAAGATCATGGCTTGTTGATGTCATTG ATAGTGAAGGCAAAAAGGTTAGGAAACAATTAACAGCAAATGATGTTTGGTTTTTATCTGTTGGTGAGAGGATTCTTGTTAACTGGAATAACGAGAACCAACCAGTTGATGACAGTGGAGCATTGTTGAATAGGTTTTTAGGTCATGTTGCAAGAAATGTTAATGCATTTCCTATTAGCTATCAAAGTTGGAGGAAGATTCCCAAAGATTACAAAGAAGATATACTTAAGAAAACCATTCAA GCTAAGTTTGAAGTTGAATCTGATGCTCATGTAAGATATATCTTCAAATCACTTAACACAAAGTGGACTGAGTATAGGCAACAACTATGGCAACAAAGAAATGATGGAACACACAATAGAGATGAAATTATTGCAATGTGTCCAAAAGTAATGAATAAAGACCATTGGGCTTCTTTTGTTGACTACCGTTTAAATTCAAGGACAAAg GAAATTGCCAAAAAGAACAAGGATAATAGAAAGAAGCAAACAGTTCCTCATACTGGTGGATCCAAGAGCATTGCACGGAAGAAAGATGAGATG GAGAAAGAGCTTGGTCGCAAAGTTAGTAGGGGAGAAGTATGGGTAGCAACACATAAACATGCTAACGGAGAATTTGTGAATGATGGGGCAAGAGAGATTGGG GAAAAGATTCAAGCATATGAGTCAAATACATCTTCCCTCTCACATGATATATCAATTGATGATTCACTAGCTCATGCCTTTGGAAGTGAAGAACATTGTGGTCGTGTTCGAGGGATGGGATTGGGACCTTGCCCTTCTCATGTGTTTGGATATACTAGAAATTCTCGCACTGGGATATCTTCAACTACTTATAGAGAATTGGAGAATCAG GTTATTGCATTAAAGTCACAATTGgatgaacaaaataaaatatatgaagaaCGTGAAAAAAGATATGAAGAACATGAAAAAAGATTTGAGATAATGatgaattttttctttcaaagttatCAAGGTCAATTGCCTCCTGAGTTGACTATGTTCAATCGTTCATCg GTGTCTGATCAAGGAAGTGTGCCAAAAAATTAG
- the LOC137824295 gene encoding uncharacterized protein: protein MEKPLLSDKRSGSVEEESGKWSSYQYVGPTGSARPTASLAGTEVSVDEIRSAAAASSGYYPPSLHGALVGSPEPDPTEQALVYQGGYGGDYGGPRPQFQRKILDEVEIRELLIDHVGHRCCWGSHPARTWRIHAVEDCNVYIGTLDTFIEEREIIRETEPYLGGAIDGKDNGTELGIWELDLRSQFPILFVPYNEVRQKIPHSEVIEKCSICAGRGSTVCATCNADQDPGFYKENQMTQCATCYGRGLIAHKDGSDTECVKCKGRGKIPCATCGSRGLIKCATCNGSGSLLARNIAIIRWKTLSTRKVNATSGAASVPDEVFHRSKGVELCNTQAHQCTPAFFADSYFLNKFSSDVIAERAQVPATARVICERHTISVVPVTRVTMCHRRQSFSFYIIEYGREVYLKDYYPARYCWGLCPCLEWLKL from the exons ATGGAGAAGCCTCTGCTATCAG ATAAGAGAAGTGGATCGGTTGAGGAAGAAAGTGGAAAATGGAGTTCGTATCAGTATGTGGGTCCAACCGGTTCTGCGAGACCAACTGCTTCATTGGCTGGAACTGAGGTAAGTGTGGATGAAATACGatctgctgctgctgcttctTCTGGTTACTATCCCCCTTCTCTTCATGGGGCTTTGGTTGGTTCACCTGAGCCTGATCCTACAG AGCAAGCTCTTGTTTATCAGGGTGGATATGGAGGAGATTATGGTGGACCAAGACCCCAATTCCAGAG GAAAATTCTGGATGAAGTGGAGATACGAGAGTTGCTCATTGATCATGTTGGTCATCGTTGCTGTTGGGGTAGCCATCCTGCTCGAACATGGAGGATTCATGCAGTTGAAGACTGTAATGTTTACATAGGAACACTGGATACATTTATAGAGGAAAGAGAGATCATAAGAGAGACTGAACCATACCTTGGTGGTGCTATTGATGGAAAGGATAATGGAACTGAACTTGGTATTTGGGAATTGGATCTAAGATCTCAGTTCCCTATTCTATTTGTACCCTACAACGAAGTGCGGCAAAAGATTCCTCATTCTGAAGTTATTGAGAAATGCTCAA TTTGTGCTGGAAGAGGAAGTACAGTCTGTGCCACATGCAATGCAGACCAAGATCCTGGATTTTACAAGGAAAACCAGATGACTCAGTGTGCAACTTGTTATGGAAGGGGTTTAATAGCTCATAAAGATGGTTCCGACACAGA ATGTGTGAAATGTAAGGGCAGGGGAAAGATTCCTTGTGCGACTTGTGGATCACGTGGGCTAATTAAGTGTGCAACATGTAATGGAAGTGGTTCTCTTCTAGCACGCAATATAGCCATTATTCGGTG GAAGACTCTTTCAACTCGGAAAGTAAATGCAACTAGTGGAGCAGCATCAGTACCAGATGAGGTTTTCCATAGGTCCAAAGGGGTTGAATTGTGCAACACTCAGGCACACCAATGCACACCAGCCTTTTTTGCAGATTCTTATTTTCTCAACAAGTTTTCTTCTGATGTCATTGCTGAAAGAGCACAAGTACCTGCCACTGCAAGGGTCATATGTGAGAGGCACACAATCTCAGTTGTACCAGTAACTCGGGTAACCATGTGTCACCGTCGCCAGTCCTTTAGTTTCTATATCATAGAATATGGCAGGGAGGTGTACCTTAAGGATTATTACCCTGCTAGATATTGTTGGGGCCTGTGTCCATGTCTGGAGTGGTTGAAGTTGTAA
- the LOC137824590 gene encoding uncharacterized protein, which yields MDKSWINMPRNTCQYMDGLNKFLDFAFANKSVEGKIICPCPKCNLKKWQTREATHEHLILHPFPKGYTFWLLHGETSFVQNTTETPPVFQSNEHKVSGNDPMRVMVNDAFGNFFYDDNVEDDEDMRPRSSEMMPDEIAEYLKFMHDGQQSLYEGCGKYSKLSFLLKLYHIKCLCRMTDKAMSMILELLADAFDYAKIPCSFYEAKKIINKFGLHYTKIDACPNDCMLYYGEDKDKEVCKKCNESRWKRRKKNKTIDGTLKKQKKVPAKVLRYFPLKPRLQRMFMSSKIAEHMQWHASGSTNEGILRHLRDSEAWKNFDLINPQFASDARNVRLGLAADGFNPFGDLSTSHSTWPIVLIPYNLPPWMCMKQSSFILSMIIPGKRAPGNDIDVYLRPLIEELKELWNNGLKTFDSYSNEVFNMHAAILWTISDFPGLGTLSGWNTHTGLACPRCNFDTTPKKIQGKFCFMNHRRWLNARHKFRLARIHFDGSVENRNPPLTISGTDVLRQVENVNIIFGKEPEVEELGKRQRRDHQAIDGPLQWRKKSIFFELPYWVNNLLHHNLDVMHIEKNVCDNVVYTLLNQGKKSKDNLKARKDLKDWGVRPDLWPDENNKYLPAIYTLTKENKHTFLTTLKNITVPDGYSSNISRCVDVKQCKLGGLKSHDSHVLMEQLLPLAMRKTLPKEVCYVLIDLCSFFRNLCSKVLKVDELNQLQNRVVLTLCHMEILFPPAFFTVMVHLIVHLVEDAKLGGPVQYRWMYPIERYLGKLKSYVRNKAQPEGSIAEGYMAEESLTFCSRYLNEIETVFNRIRRVDDEPDTISSSASTLFPPVGKPIGSFTYFSLSAKEKLQAHRHILTNCAQVDPFLQ from the coding sequence ATGGATAAGTCTTGGATTAACATGCCTCGAAATACATGTCAGTACATGGATggattgaataaatttttggacTTTGCATTTGCTAATAAGAGCGTTGAGGGTAAGATAATTTGCCCATGTCCGAAATGCAATCTTAAAAAATGGCAAACTCGAGAAGCAACACATGAGCACTTGATTCTTCATCCTTTTCCAAAAGGTTATACATTCTGGCTTCTACATGGCGAGACAAGTTTTGTACAAAATACGACTGAAACACCTCCAGTTTTCCAATCAAATGAGCATAAAGTTTCTGGTAATGATCCCATGCGTGTCATGGTTAATGACGCATTCGGAAATTTTTTCTATGATGATAACGTGGAGGATGATGAGGATATGCGTCCTAGATCAAGTGAAATGATGCCTGATGAAATTGCTGAGTATCTGAAGTTTATGCATGATGGGCAACAAAGTTTGTATGAAGGATGTGGCAAGTATTCTAAACTTTCTTTCTTGCTCAAATTGTACCACATCAAATGTCTATGTAGAATGACTGACAAGGCAATGTCAATGATATTGGAGTTGTTAGCAGATGCCTTTGATTATGCTAAAATTCCATGTTCCTTCTATGAAgctaagaaaatcattaataagTTTGGCCTTCATTACACCAAAATTGATGCTTGCCCAAATGATTGCATGTTGTACTATGGAGAAGACAAAGACAAAGAAGTTTGTAAGAAATGTAATGAATCTAgatggaaaagaagaaagaagaacaagactaTTGATGGTACTCTGAAAAAGCAAAAGAAAGTTCCTGCTAAAGTTTTAAGATATTTTCCATTGAAGCCACGCTTACAACGAATGTTTATGTCTTCTAAAATAGCCGAGCATATGCAATGGCATGCATCAGGAAGTACAAATGAAGGCATACTAAGGCATCTGAGGGATTCTGAAGCGTGGAAGAACTTTGATCTAATAAATCCTCAATTTGCTTCAGATGCTCGAAATGTTAGACTTGGTTTGGCAGCTGATGGATTCAATCCATTCGGTGATTTGAGTACAAGTCATAGTACTTGGCCTATTGTACTCATACCCTACAATCTTCCTCCTTGGATGTGTATGAAGCAAAGTTCATTCATTCTTTCCATGATCATTCCCGGTAAAAGAGCACCAggaaatgatattgatgtttatttAAGGCCATTAATTGAAGAATTAAAAGAGCTATGGAACAATggacttaaaacttttgatTCATATAGCAATGAAGTGTTTAATATGCATGCAGCTATATTGTGGACCATTAGTGATTTTCCTGGTCTTGGAACCTTATCTGGGTGGAATACACATACTGGGTTGGCTTGCCCTAGGTGTAATTTTGACACTACTCCTAAGAAGATTCAGGGTAAATTTTGTTTCATGAATCATCGACGTTGGTTAAATGCAAGACACAAATTCAGATTAGCCCGCATTCATTTTGATGGAAGTGTGGAAAATAGAAATCCTCCTTTGACAATATCAGGAACAGATGTCTTAAGACAAGTTGAGAATGTCAATATCATATTTGGGAAAGAACCAGAAGTTGAGGAACTGGGGAAACGACAACGCAGAGATCACCAAGCTATTGATGGCCCTCTACAATGgcgaaaaaaaagtatattttttgaacTTCCTTATTGGGTAAACAATTTATTGCACCATAATCTAGATGTTATGCACattgaaaaaaatgtatgtGATAATGTGGTGTATACATTATTGAAccaaggaaaaaaatcaaaagataaCCTAAAGGCACGAAAGGACTTAAAAGATTGGGGTGTTAGACCTGATCTTTGGCctgatgaaaataataaatatcttcCTGCTATATATACATTGACAAAAGAAAATAAGCATACATTTCTGACAACACTAAAGAACATCACTGTTCCAGATGGCTACTCAAGTAACATTAGTAGATGTGTTGATGTCAAACAATGTAAGCTTGGAGGATTGAAAAGTCATGATTCACATGTTTTGATGGAGCAACTTCTACCTTTAGCAATGAGAAAGACACTCCCTAAGGAAGTGTGCTATGTTTTGATTGATTTGTGTTCATTTTTTAGAAACTTATGCAGTAAAGTTTTAAAAGTGGATGAACTTAACCAACTGCAAAATAGAGTTGTTCTCACATTATGTCACATGGAGATATTATTTCCTCCTGCATTTTTTACAGTCATGGTTCATTTGATTGTGCATTTGGTGGAAGATGCCAAGCTTGGAGGACCTGTCCAGTATAGATGGATGTATCCCATTGAGAGATATTTAGGAAAGTTGAAATCTTATGTGCGTAACAAGGCACAACCAGAAGGCTCAATAGCTGAAGGCTACATGGCTGAAGAGTCTTTAACCTTTTGTTCaagatatttaaatgaaattgAGACTGTATTTAATCGAATAAGGCGTGTTGATGATGAACCAGACACTATATCATCTAGTGCAAGCACTTTGTTTCCACCTGTTGGAAAACCAATTGGGTCTTTTACTTACTTCTCTTTATCAGCAAAGGAAAAGTTACAAGCACATCGTCATATATTGACTAATTGTGCCCAAGTTGACCCTTTTCTTCAGTAA
- the LOC137826759 gene encoding uncharacterized protein, protein MASNQEATIPLKFWVDEEQNSIIVAEASGDFVDVLFSFLTLPLGTIIKLVSKNQPHQPLEIGCIDNLYQSVENFNPNVFWNRICQQMLLSPRNPSESACHRLKLKVDHTVPTKYFMCNYCSKGSKLLLSTFVDASCYCGKWMKKEIKLLEESKEEGSWGNGVFVKGDAMFLIFDDLRVLNSSPGNTVQQLLQLGYKDLNKLKEMPVNVGMKEIFSILKQALTSKSPLSDVFLPNRESKRTLTSFSPDTGPSHHRCSLKLKIIVSKSQNRILFAEAEGDFVDFLFSFLTIPLGSIINLMNGKLSLGSIDNLYTSVKDLKSSWFIGSAKNSLLNPRVPHQFGCTSQPIHVPEEDTPSFWYGTKAVNVNIKGEVISKNKDMLRDPVDMKIFEPRCSDGAREPAVGFMKRPCIFVVRDDLQVTPMTTNSSISFVQELHLPLDDFEEHSVEIKNSREALNLLTASLTSKDALTNSLFYVLKKRKMEICILGCIGWKEGKNEKKKDGKRKEK, encoded by the exons ATGGCTTCCAATCAAGAAGCAACAATCCCTTTGAAATTTTGGGTGGACGAAGAACAAAACAGTATAATTGTGGCAGAAGCGAGTGGAGACTTCGTTGATGTTCTCTTCAGTTTCCTCACCCTTCCATTGGGAACTATCATCAAGCTTGTGTCAAAAAACCAACCTCACCAACCTTTAGAGATCGGTTGCATCGACAACCTGTACCAGAGTGTGGAAAACTTCAACCCTAACGTCTTCTGGAACCGTATCTGCCAGCAAATGCTGCTTTCTCCGCGCAACCCTTCGGAATCCGCTTGCCACAGACTAAAACTGAAGGTGGATCACACTGTGCCCACGAAGTATTTCATGTGTAACTACTGTTCAAAGGGAAGTAAATTGTTGCTGAGTACTTTTGTTGACGCAAGTTGCTACTGTGGGAAGTGGATGAAGAAAGAGATAAAGCTGTTGGAAGAGTCAAAGGAAGAGGGTTCGTGGGGAAATGGTGTTTTTGTTAAAGGGGATGCCATGTTCTTGATCTTTGATGATTTGAGAGTTCTGAACAGCTCTCCAGGTAACACTGTTCAACAACTCCTCCAACTTGGATACAAAGACCTCAACAAGTTGAAAGAAATGCCCGTAAATGTTGGCATGAAGGAg ATATTTAGCATACTAAAGCAAGCATTAACCTCAAAATCTCCTCTGAGTGATGTATTCTTGCCAAACAGAGAATCTAAGCGAACATTGACTTCCTTCTCACCAGATACTGGCCCAAGTCACCATAGATGTTCTTTAAAACTCAAGATAATAGTGAGCAAATCACAGAACAGGATTCTGTTTGCTGAAGCAGAGGGAGATTTTGTGGATTTTTTGTTCAGCTTCCTCACAATACCTCTAGGATCTATCATAAACCTCATGAATGGCAAGTTATCCTTGGGAAGCATTGATAACTTGTACACAAGTGTGAAGGATCTTAAGTCATCTTGGTTTATAGGGTCAGCAAAGAATTCCTTACTGAATCCACGTGTCCCTCATCAATTTGGTTGTACAAGCCAGCCAATACATGTTCCAGAAGAAGACACTCCTAGTTTTTGGTATGGCACAAAGGCAGTGAATGTCAATATAAAAGGTGAAGTGATTTCAAAGAATAAAGACATGTTACGAGATCCAGTGGATATGAAAATTTTTGAACCAAGATGTTCTGATGGAGCAAGAGAACCTGCTGTGGGATTTATGAAGAGGCCGTGTATATTTGTTGTGAGGGATGATCTTCAAGTGACACCAATGACAACTAATTCTAGCATTTCCTTCGTGCAAGAGCTGCATTTGCCATTAGATGATTTTGAGGAACATTCGGTGGAGATTAAGAACTCGCGTGAG GCCCTGAACCTGTTGACAGCTTCTTTGACATCTAAAGATGCTTTGACAAATAGCCTATTCTACGTactgaagaaaaggaaaatggaAATATGTATTTTGGGATGTATTGGGTGGAAGGaaggaaaaaatgaaaagaaaaaagatggaaaaagaaaagaaaaatag